In Mesorhizobium sp. 113-3-3, a genomic segment contains:
- a CDS encoding GntR family transcriptional regulator, giving the protein MVKTDFSPIADTTRRAEIVALLRRAILTGQLQPGQKLNELRISEQMRVSRAPLREAMRELVQEGILTSIPYAGTFVINVTAKDIDDAYSLNQVLDEFAIERTWPQRDQRFFDELDRRHEAVKQATRNLDTTRQIETALQLHGLIYEWADNSVLLETWQRLTSRLQMYFALHQHARNEPVPAEDVHETYVHLMKGADMRAAQRHAREHIHLDFEQLLSYARSLEQRPSKGA; this is encoded by the coding sequence ATAGTGAAGACGGATTTCAGCCCGATTGCCGATACGACGCGTCGCGCCGAAATCGTTGCGCTGCTGCGGCGCGCGATCCTGACCGGGCAACTGCAACCAGGCCAGAAGCTCAACGAGCTCAGGATCTCCGAACAGATGCGGGTCAGCCGCGCGCCATTGCGCGAGGCCATGCGCGAGCTGGTGCAGGAAGGCATCCTGACCAGCATTCCCTATGCCGGCACCTTCGTCATCAATGTCACCGCCAAGGACATAGACGATGCCTATTCGCTCAACCAGGTGCTGGACGAGTTCGCCATCGAACGGACATGGCCGCAGCGTGACCAGCGTTTCTTCGATGAGCTTGACCGGCGCCACGAAGCGGTGAAGCAGGCGACACGCAACCTCGACACCACAAGGCAGATCGAAACGGCGCTGCAGCTGCATGGCCTGATCTATGAATGGGCCGACAATTCAGTGCTGCTGGAAACCTGGCAGCGGCTGACCAGCCGGCTGCAGATGTATTTCGCGCTGCACCAGCATGCGCGCAACGAACCAGTGCCGGCCGAAGACGTCCATGAGACTTACGTGCACCTGATGAAGGGCGCCGATATGCGCGCTGCCCAGCGCCATGCACGCGAACATATCCACCTCGATTTCGAACAGCTGCTTTCCTACGCACGCAGCCTCGAACAGCGTCCGTCAAAGGGCGCCTGA